In the genome of Aerosakkonema funiforme FACHB-1375, the window AAGTAAATCTTCTTTGCGCGGTACAGAGAGATGTTTATAAGCGCTATCCCGTTCAATAATACGAGTAGCATCCCATTTCCTTAAAAGTGTATGAGTTGCCCTTTTGTATAACTCAGCACGACTATTAGGAAAGTCTCCAGCATCTTCAAATTCAATACATAACAAAGTTAGGAGAAGCGGGTTGTTAGCCAGCTCCTTGATTGATTGGTTCTTTTGGAGGTGTTCCATAAACTGTTGGTCAGAATTAGAGCTATTATTTTTATATGAAAACCACTTACTGACAAAGGTTTGGATTTGTTCTTGGTCGAAATCGGTAACTTCTACATCTGTAAAATGCTCAAATGTATATTCCTTGGCTGCAATTCGGCAAGTTAGGATAAATTTGTTATTAGGGAATCTTTGAGAAATATCACGGATTTCTTTTAAGACGTGGCGATCGTATTCTTGCCGAACTTCATCTAATCCATCTAGCAATAATAGTATCCGTCCTAGCTCAAACAACCGAACTATTTGGTTATTGTCAATGTGGTTATTAGATAATTCCTTACTAATGTAATCGAGTAAACTTATTTTAACATCAGGGTTGGCAAAGTCTTTGAGATATATGAATATGGGTACATAATTATTGAAAATATTTCCTGAAATACATTGAGTTGCTAGATACCTTAAAAAGGTCGTTTTCCCTGCTCCTGGCTTCCCTAAAACCATCAATTTATCATACTTGGTCACTGCCTCTAATCCAGGCACTCTTTCTTGAGCAACTTTAGGAAGTCCTAAGCGTTCAAAATAATTTAATGAAAATTCTTTGGTAAGCTCATCAATGCTTTTTCGTTGTTTATTAGTAATTTTCTCTAGAATATTGACAGTTGTATAAATATGATTGACTTCAATAGGGTACTGCATATCTAATATCCGCATTATTCCACATTTTTGAATAATGCTTGATTGACATCTTTGCCGAATATCTACAACTAGCTGCTCGATTGATTCAGGATTTTGAGGTTCGGATAAATCAGCAACATCTTTTTGATTTAGCTCAAGGATAGTACAGATTTTGATAAAATTTTCTTTCTCAATAGGCTTACTAGAGAAGAAGTTATAGATAGTTGAACTAGATAG includes:
- a CDS encoding NACHT domain-containing protein; amino-acid sequence: MSKRSLRLSREGSKTAEAALGLKGWTKEKLEIEVQLSSSTIYNFFSSKPIEKENFIKICTILELNQKDVADLSEPQNPESIEQLVVDIRQRCQSSIIQKCGIMRILDMQYPIEVNHIYTTVNILEKITNKQRKSIDELTKEFSLNYFERLGLPKVAQERVPGLEAVTKYDKLMVLGKPGAGKTTFLRYLATQCISGNIFNNYVPIFIYLKDFANPDVKISLLDYISKELSNNHIDNNQIVRLFELGRILLLLDGLDEVRQEYDRHVLKEIRDISQRFPNNKFILTCRIAAKEYTFEHFTDVEVTDFDQEQIQTFVSKWFSYKNNSSNSDQQFMEHLQKNQSIKELANNPLLLTLLCIEFEDAGDFPNSRAELYKRATHTLLRKWDATRIIERDSAYKHLSVPRKEDLLSYLALITFEKGEYF